From the Mahella australiensis 50-1 BON genome, the window GAATCCTTCTAAATTTATATTGCCGTCCTCTACGCTGCATTCAGATATCAATGCATCGCCTTTGACGGCATAAAGCTTATCTACCTCGGGACCCGCTGATATGGCCGCAATTCCCTTAAATGAGACTTCAGATCGTCCAGAGCCCAGATATTCCATCGGCTTTATCTCTTTCGTCTCAGTCTTGAGAGCCGCGGTTACAGCATACATGTCACTTATAAATTCCATCTCGTCTTTTTCAAAGAGCGATACTTTTAAGTCCAACATGGTTTCCAGATTTATAATGCGCATTTCCCCCAGCGGATTCTCTTTTATATCCACCGATATATCGCTTACTTCCGCTTTGGGCAGACAGTCTAGACCTACATATGCTCCAGGCACATCTATTGTATGCTCGAATTCAATGTCATCCTCTATATTTTCTATCAGATCATCCTGTTCTTCTGTAACATACAGAGCGAATATATGCAAAATGCCATTAATGTTTACCCTGTTATCCAGCACAGTAAAGTCACTTATCAAGGGCTTTATATTATAATATATCAGTTCCTTTATAGAAGGCTTATCATCCGGAAGCTCCACGCCCTGGCGAAGCAAAACCTGCGACGAACCGCTGCCTACCACTTTTGTCAAGGATATACCCTGCCTTTGGACTTCTATATCGCTAAGGCCACTTACATCCGAAGCAATATCCAATTGGATTTCGTCTATAATATTGGCGTCAATGGCCACTATGGCTTTCACATCCAATTTACGGCCATTTAGCAAAGTATAATCGATATACTGAAGCCTAACGTTCAAATCACAGCTTGCCTTTGGCTTAGCGCCGAGTACATCCATATATTGGTTGAACGATATGCTCCCCTCCATATTTTGCGGTAATCCGTCTTCTCCCTCGGGCACATATATTATATCGAAATCTATAGCCCCTTCGATCATCACCTTATCCTGGATAACTTCGCTGCTGCTTATGTTTACCGTTCCGTCTATCCATAGCACCCTCGCTATGTCCGGTCTCATATCGGATACTATTATATCCCCTTCTACCACCGATTCGGTCGATGCTGTAGCTATTAACTGACCTGTTTTTATAGTACTGCGCAAAAATTCCAGCGGCATATTATTTCTCCTCCAATCCACATTTTCCTATTAATATAGATATAACATCCTGTCCTAGAATATGTTAGATTGGAGAAATTTTTTTATTCATCTATTATTTCGTCTATACCTGCGCCCGGTGCCACCATAGGATATGCCTTTTCATCGTTGTCTATATCGCATTCTATAAGCGTGGGCCGGTCGGTGATAGACAAAGCATGCCTCAACGCATCCTCCACTTCTTCATTCCTGGTTATTCTTAAAGCCTCCGCTCCATGCGCCTGCGCCAATTTAACGAAGTCGGTATCAACGCCCAGTGTCGTATGCGAGAAACGGCCTTGATAGAATAGGCGTTGCCATTGCCTTACCATACCCAAAGCATGGTTATTTAAAATCACTTCTACAATGGGTAACTTATACTTAACAGCCGTCGCTAATTCATTCGAATTCATCTTAAAACTTCCATCGCCAGCCACGTTTATAACGCGTCTATCGGGTCTGGCAAGCTGCGCTCCTATAGCAGCGGGCAAGCCGTACCCCATTGTACCCAAGCCGCCTGATGAGATAAAGCTTCGAGGCTCTGCATAATTGAAATACTGAGCGGCCCATATCTGATTTTGGCCCACCTCAGTGGTCACTATGCCAAAACCTTGCGTCAATTCATATATCTTCTGAACGATATATTGAGGTTTTACCCGTCCCGGGCCAAAATCTGTTTTCAGCCTATACTGCTCTCTCCATTGCTGCACCTGTTTATTCCACCCGTTGAAAGCTTTTTCGGGCACCATATCCAATAATTCCTTCAATATTGTCTTGACATCGCCGTTTATCGGCACATCCACTCTTATATTTTTGCCAATCTCAGCCGGATCTATATCTATATGGATTATCTTAGCATTTGGTGCAAAACGCTGCACATTGCTTATAACCCTATCGCTGAATCTCGCCCCTATAGCTATCAGCACATCACTGTTGGATACTGTATAATTTGCATAACGGCTGCCATGCATGCCAACAAGGCCCAGGAAAAGCGGATGGTTGGCAGGAAATCCTCCAAGACCCATAAGGGAAGAAACCACCGGAATCTTCAATTTCTCAGCAAACGCCTTTAGTTCTTCATAAGCGCGCGATATTATAACGCCACCGCCAGCATATATAACTGGGCTGTTGGCCTCTGACAGGAGACGTGCAGCCTGGTTTATGTTTGCTTTTAACTCATCTTCATCCATACATGTCTTGCTGTATATATTACAACTTTCGTATCCTGTAGCTACCGACACGGGTTCATAATCCAGTAGGGTAGTCTGTATATCTTTAGGCACATCTATAAGCACCGGACCGGGTCGTCCAGAACGGGCTATATTAAAAGCCTCCCTTATTATGTTTGGCAAACGCTGTGCATCTTTCACTATATAATTATGTTTCGTAATCGGCATGGTAATGCCTGTTATATCCACCTCTTGGAAAGAATCCTTGCCCAGTAGCGATAATGCCACTTGACCTGTAAAGACTACCATCGGCACTGAATCCATATATGCATTGGCAATACCAGTAACGGTATTGGTAGCGCCTGGCCCGGAGGTAGCAAATACCACCCCTACCTTGCCGCTGGCTCTGGCGTAGCCGTCGGCCGCATGCGTAGCCGCCTGTTCATGGCATGGCAATATATGCGTTATATTGGAACCGTAAAGCGCATCATACAACGGCAAAACAGCACCACCCGGGTAGCCAAATATCAGATCGACTCCCTGCTCCTCCAAACACTTTATGATAGCTTCTGCTCCGGTTATTTTCATTAAAGCCGGTCATTCTATTTCGAATGACCTTCCTCCTTTCCTAAATTTTAATATAAATAAAACCCTCCGTCCTTATAGGGACGAAAGGTTATATTTCGTGTTACCACCCAATTTCATTGTTGCCTCGCGGCAACAACCTCCACAGGTACATATAAATATACCCTGCGCTTATAACGGGCGCTTCCGTCTGAACCTACTCTATATTTATATTTCAGTTCAGCAACTCCAGGGCTACTTTCGCTATCACCGCGCTGCCGGTTCTCAGCTTCGGCCCGGCTCTCTGTAAGCTCTCATATGACAGCTACTCTCCCCTTCATAGTCTTTAACGAATTATGTATACAATTTTCATGATACAACTATACCACAACTTCATGGTTATGGCAAGAAAAATTTTCTACCACACTGTGTAACCACCGTCGATAACCACAGTATGGCCTGTCATAAAGCTGGAAGCATCCGAAGCCAAATATACTACAGCACCACCTAATTCTTCAGGAAGGCCCGCCCTTTGCATAGGCGTTAATCCCAGCCAGTACTGTTTTGCCATATCTGTTTTTAGATTTTCTTCGGTCATGGACGTCTTCATATAACCTGGCGCTATAGCATTGACACGTATATTATACTTGGCCCATTCCGCCGCCAATGATTTAGTCAACATAATTACTCCGGCCTTGGATACGTTATACGAGATTTGCGGCTGCGGATTGTTTACTATAATGCCCGACATGGAAGCTATATTTATTATATTTCCGCCATTTTGACGTATCATCATGCGCCCGGCTATTTGTGAACACGTAAATACCGCATTAAGGTTCAAGTTTATAACATCGTGCCAGTCTTCTTCGCTCATCTCTTCCGCTGGTACATTTCGGACAATACCGGCATTGTTAACAAGTATATCCAGTCTACCCCAACGTTTGCCTACGTTATCGATCATCTGTTGTACCTGTGCTCGATCGGTCACATCGACTTTCATAGGCACAATATCGGTACCAAATCGCTGCAGCTCCTGAGCTGCAGAATCAGCATTTTCCATATTTATATCGGCTATCACCACATCAGCGCCGGCTTGAGCCAATGCTTCTGCCATAGCTTTACCCAAGCCTTGGGCAGCGCCGGTAACTATAGCCACCCGGCCGTTGAGTTTGAAGGAAGTTAGTACGTCCATCTTTTCCTCCTTATCTTTCATCGCTGTACGATTTCTTTATGGCCTTCAAGCGCTTCATCACGTCATTGGCTCCTCTGCCAAAGTAATCGTGCAGCGTTTTGTATTCTTGATATAGCCTTTCGTATATCGCCGCGTTGGCGGCTATCGGCTTGTATTCTTCGTCTTTTAGTTTCGGTATCTTGCGCGCTGCTTCGAATATGCTCTCGAAACCCCCTTGTTCTTTGCCTGCTGCTACTGCTCCAAACATTGCCGCCCCTAAGGCTGGTGTCTGGCTGGATTTAGCTACTTTTATAGGTAGTCCGCTTACGTCGGAGTATATTTGCATGAGCATTTTGTTCTTTTCGGGTAGGCCTCCGCATGCGTATAGTTCTTCTACTGATACGCCGTGTTCGTTGAAGTCGTCTATTATGGTCCTGGTTCCGTATGCCGTGGCTTCTATCAGCGCTCTGTATATTTCTTCGGGCTTGGTCAGCAGTGTCATGCCCAGTATCACTCCGCTAAGATCGGCATCTACTAGTATGCTCCTGTTGCCGTTCCACCAGTCGATGGCTAATAAGCCGCTTTGTCCAGGTTTGAGTTTCGATGCTTTTTCGGTAAGCAGCGTGTGTATGTTTATATTTCTGGTTTTTGCTTCTTCTTGATAGTCTGCCGGCACGCAGTTCTCGACAAACCATGCGAATATGTCTCCTACGGCTGATTGGCCTGCTTCGTATCCGAATAGTCCGGGTATTATCCCGTCTTCTACTACTCCGCATATGCCGGGTACGTGTATTTCTTGTTCTGATAATACCATGTGGCATATGGATGTGCCCATTATCATGACCATCTTGCCTGGTGATGTGACGCCCATCGCCGGTACTGATACGTGAGCGTCTACGTTGCCTACTGCGACTGCTATGCCGGGTTTTAGCCCGGTCATCTGTGCCATCGCTTGTGTCAGGCCTCCTGCTTTTGTGCCTACAGGGTAGAGCTCGCGGCTTAGTTTTTCGTCTACAATGTGTTCTAGTCTGGGATCAAGGGCTGCGAAGAATTCGTTCGACGGGTATCCTTCTTTTTTGCTCCATATGGCTTTGTATCCGGCTGTGCAACTGTTCCGTTTTTCGTTACCGGTCAGCATCATGATGACCCAGTCGGTGGCTTCCATGATCCTGTCGGCAGCCTCGTATATCTCGGGTGCTTCGTTCAGTATCTGCCACACTTTGGGTATCACCCATTCGCTGGATATCTTGCCGCCGTAACGTTCAAGAAAGCTTTCGCCCCGTTGTCTGGCTATCTCGTTCAAGCGGTTGGCTTCGTCTTGTGCGGCATGATGTTTCCATAGTTTCACGTATGCATGCGGGTTATTTTTGTATGCATCTATGTCGCAAAGCGGTGTACCGTTTTTTTTGGTGGGTAATATCGTGCATGAAGTGAAGTCTATGCCTATGCCTATCACTTCTTCTTTGTCGATACCTTTTATGACTTCGGGTATTATATGTTTTAGGACTTCTATGTAATCGTCGGGATGCTGCAGCGCCCAATCCGGTGGAATGGCCATGCCGTTGGGCAGCCTTTCGTCCATGACGCCGTGCGGATAGTTCATGGCTGCGGTCGCCACTTCTTCTGCTGTATCGAGGTTTAATAGCAGTGCTCTCGCCGATTCGGTACCGTAATCGATACCTATAGTGTATTTTGCCACATCGTTTCCCCCTTATGTCTTAATTTTCTTATAAATATGTGCTCAATTAAGCTCCAATTCTACCACGGTATCTATTTCATCCGGCAGTGATGCCCCTGCAAAGTCTATAAAGGCATCATCCGGATATTCAGTAGCATTCCATGGCTTATGTACCTTGATTTCCGACCTGTCTGACAATAGGCGGGCCTTCTTTATCTTACCGCCTAAGCCTCGCAGATTTATAGGGCCTACTGTTTTATCATATATATGTGCATAAACGAGTTTACCCTTTTGTGTATAACGCCCCCATTCCGGCTTAGGCAGCGCAGCTGCACCGCACCCATAAATGCTGTCGCTGTTTTTATCCATCCATTTGCCGACTTGCTCCAATATATAAATAGATTCTTCTGGTATCTCGCCCTTGGCATTCGGTCCTACGTTGAGTAGAAGATTGCCGTTTTTGCTTACGCATTCCACAAGCGCCCTTATAATCTGCTTGGGCGATTTATAATTTTTATCGGCAGAACAATAACCCCAGTGATCATTTAGAGTTATACATGCCTCCCATGGTATTGGTTTACCGTCTTCGTCGGTAATGCCCTCAGGCGGTATAATCTGCTCAGGCGAGGCAAAGTCACCGGCATATATCTCAGGATTTCTAGCCTTTATATTCCCACCTAACCGGTTATCTATGATGATGCGTGGTTGCAACTGGCGCACCATATTTACCAACTCCGTAGCTTTCCATGTTTCGCCTTTCATATCATCATACGAAAAATCAAACCATATAACGTCTATTTCGCCGTAGTTGGTGAGCAGCTCCTTTACTTGGTTATGCATATAGTCTATATATTTTGACAGATCGCGTTGTTGCCCCTTGTATGCTTCATTGTCCCTCATGGGGTGGTGTGCATCGCCATAGGCAGGATAATCGGGGTGATGCCAATCCAGCAACGAATAATAAAATCCTACTTTCAGCCCCTCATTGCGAAATGCATCTACATATTCTTTTACAAGGTCCTTTTTGGCAGGCGTGTTTGTAGCCTTATAATCAGTAAACTTGCTGTCAAAAAGGCAGAAACCGTCATGATGCTTGCTTGTCATAACCACATATCTTTGCCCTGCCGCTTTGGCTATCCGAGCCCATCTCACAGGATCGTAATTTACAGGATTGAATTCTTCAAAGTATTGCTGATAATCCTCATCGCTGATTCTCTCTTGGCTCTTTATCCATTCACCTCTGGCTGGTATCGCATATATACCCCAGTGTATAAACATGCCGAACCGTGCCTCGGTAAACCATTTCATGCGCTCTTCATTGTTCAATGCCATAATAAAAACCTCCTCATAAATTACTGCTAAACCATCTGTAAGGCCACCATCTGATGCCCGTTTATCTCAGGCACAGTAAACTCAACCCTGCCATCTTTCACTTCGAAAGCCATGCTTTGTCCCTGCGGCACACAAGTAACGACTTTCACATCACCGTTTACCTTTACCGACACCTTTACATTATATAGTGGTATAACATCTTCAATTATATCTATGTCACTGCTCCGCCGCTCGGGTATATAATGCAAAAGATGCAATACCAGCCTGTTATGCTCGGCTTGCTCGTTCAATGCAACTATCATGGTGCTTGGACCGCTGTGGCGCACAGCCGGTTCGGGCAGTAGTATGTCCAATGCGTTCAAGAAAAGTTGTTTGCACCAACGCGGGGCATTTTGTTCATATTGCGCGAAGATCGGATGCATGAAGTATATGGCACGCCCGTTTTTCAAAATGCCAGGGTAACCTATCGACCCTGATGACGGCGTATGCCTATGCGAACAAAAATGCTGCCATGTACGGTTGAAATAAGGTATGGCCGTCTCGGCCAATACTTCAGTGCCTTCTGTCGCTTCCACTTCCAATCCTCTCATATACATGACATGTTCGGTTTGCGGCAATCCTTTGCCTATATCGCCTCGCAGGATTATAAAATCAGGGCTGTAAGGGGCTTGGCCTTTCAGTTTGACACCCAAAGGCCTCAGGTTAAACGCATCTTTATTCTCATTGAGACCTGATTCAAATGATGCTATGATAGCACCACCGTTTGCTATGTATTTCTCCAATTTAGACGCAAATTCATCGGATACGGGTATGATATCAGGCAACACCAACACCTTGTATTTTGATAATTCCGCCTGTGAATCGATTATATCGAATTGGTGCCCGGCTTCCTGGAGCATGCGCGTCACCCCCATAATAGATGGCGTGAGCCGTATATCATTTGCCCCTTCGAATTCTTCGGGAGTAAATACACCTATATCGGTTACGGCCTTGGCTCCGACGCACCATGGTTCCTTGGCTTCTACCTGCGAATATACCGAGCCTATCAGGTCATAAACGGGTTGTGATAATCTACCGTTCGGTTCCAGCTGATCGCCTATGCTGCATTTGGCATTTAAGGCCAACATATGAAAGCATTCGAATTCCAATGCCGCTTTATTCTTAAATGAATGAAAATCGCCCCATGAGGTATGAAATTTACCGGTCATGCCCATGCAATCCAGCCCCAGATTTCTGGCATACCGTACCGCAATGGGAAAATGAAGATAGCCCCAGCCACCGCTAGGCAGACTCTCCAGTTCAAAATGCGTATATGCATCTGTCACCGGGCGATGCGCCGGCCCTACATGGCCTTTGTTGTAGAATATGGTGCATTTTTTGTTAAACTGCCTTATAAAGGCTGTCATATCGCGCTTGAATTCATTTATCATCATTTGGCCATATTTCTGCCTGTCTTCTAAGCTAGATGGATCCAGATTAAGCGCCTCCATCTCAGCGCGGCAGTATTTGCAGACACATGGGGTCGGCTGCACTATATCGAAAAATAAGCCGTCTACCGGAAATGTTTCCAATATTTCCTGAGTAAATGCTTTCAGAAAATCCCTGTAGGGCGAATTGACGCACAATTTCCTGTAAAAGCCAGGCTCAAACAATGCGTTGCCGAAAGGTTTACCTTCGCCGTCTACAGCTAACCATTCGGGATGCTCTTCAGAAGTATACTGATCCCATTGTACTGTTATGTATATAGGTACGCGTATGTTATGGCGATGACAAGCTTCTATCTGTTGTTTGAGAAGATTTTTATTGGCCAAGTGGGGATGCACCCTCTCCGGGAATGCTTTGGAATCATAATAAAGCATTCCATGATGGCATCTGGCAAAGCATGTTATCGAATCCACATGGGCTTTTTCCAGTGTAGATGCGAATTCTTCAGCATCGAATTCATCGCCTATACCCTCTATATCCGGGCTTGTATGAAAATCCAGGTGAATCTGCCTAAAACGCAGATCAACATTGCTCACAAAACATCCTCTCCTTTACGTTTATTATACTCCTTTATAGTTATCTGTTCCAGTGGCTTTGCAAATATTCTAGATATCTATCCATCATTTCATCCGGTATGTTAGCCAGCAAAGATCAGACTTAAGTTCTCGCTATCATCAACATCATTTAAGCTATTTGCTATAAACACCGTTGTCTATATTTTTCCTTAGCCGCATTAATGCTTTTATATAACGTTCAGGCATCAATCCATGCTTATTGGGACCTACGTCGAGTAAAAGATTTACTCCTCTTACTCTGCATATCAGGTATATTCCCAAGAGTTCTTCATCATAAAACCACTCGCGCCCGATAGGATCACAAACCGTACTTTATTTTTAAAACATATTTGAGAAGTCATAGCCGCCATGAAGCTGCGGATACATACTGCAACGCACAAACTTCGGATTTTCTTCAAACTCCAACTCCAATACTGCTATACCAAGTATTTTATCTGGAGATCGATCAGATAGGCCGCGCAAAATGATGCGTTGTCCACATTGTTCAAATTCAACCGGTAAGCCGGTATTAAGTATGCGAACCGATTTTAAGGTGTCATAAACCCACCCAAAGCCATCTCTCCTTGCATAGGCCATATCCAATTCCAATAGTAAACCTTATTCCCTTTTACGGAAATAGATCCTACTCCGCTGGGATTACTTCTATCAAGCTTATCAAGCTTACCATATGCAGCTTCTCCATTTTGACCCAACCATTTTCCGACAGATGTCAACGGTTCTACTGCTTCTTGAGGCACTGAGCCATCAGGAGCCGGACCAATATTCAACAACAAATTCCCCCCATCATGACTAACCTGCGCCAACATCTTAACAATTTGCTGAGGGGTATAGCTGTAAGGCTTAGCTTGGTTCGAATCTACGTAACCCCAACTAATGTCATTAAATGTCATACAAGCCTCCCAGTCACGATCCATAGCAGTAATATGCCCTTCCGGCGTACCAAAATCTTCATCAAGTCTGCTCCTGTTGTTTATTATTATATCAGGCTGAAGCTCGCGAACCATTAAATTCATTTTAAGCGAATCCCAGCCCTCCCAATGCTCCATCGGAGCGGGAACATCATACCACAAGATATCTATTTTGCCGTACTGTGTCATTAATTCTCTAAGCATGCCCTGTATATAATCTAAAAATCGTTTTCGTGCATCAGGATCAAAGGCACAGCGCCATGAGTCGGTATGATGCCAATCCATTAATGAAAAATAAAAACCTATTCTCAGCCCAAATTCTCGGCAAGCATCCACATATTCTTTTACGATATCCCTTTTGGGTCCCATCTGTACCGCATTATAAGGATTTACTTTAGAATCCCACAATGAAAACCCTTCATGATGGCGGGTTGTGAGCACCATATACTTCATCCCGGCTTCCTTAGCTAAGCGTGCCCATTCTCGCGGCGCACCGGGTTTCGGATTAAATTCCCTGGCAAGTTTCTCATATTCCTCTATAGGGTAGTTTTCCAAAGACATGGCCCATTCATTACGCCCTATCAGTGCATACAAGCCATAATGAATAAACATACCAAATCTAGCCTCGCGCCACCAAGCCATTCGTTTGTCCCGAGTTAATGCCGTTCTTTCCTCATATTCCTTTTTGCTCATTAATTTCGCCATTTTAACTCCTCCATACATGTTATAATTTTATAATCCGAGCACTTTCGGAAACCAGTCTCGTTCACAAAGTCATTCTGTAAACCCTAGGCATAAACCTCTATTACCTCAGAAGCCATTTCGGCCCATTCCCATAAACGCTGCGGCTGATAGCGCACAGTGCTTATATCCTTCATTATAACCTCCACCGCACAGCCCTTTGTCTTCTCCATAGCATCGATTAAACTTTTACGAGCAGCCTCCAAATTCCATTGATCAACGGCAAAAATAGCAGGACTGGGCTTATAGGAGAATACGAAATCCCTTCCTATGTTTGCTGCTCCTTCTTTCACATCTGCCCATGGGCTCATGGATATCTTTCTCAAATCAGGAATCTTCCTAAGCATATTGATCTTTTTATGCAAGGGTTCACAGCAGCCGTAATAATTCAATCCGAAGCGTTTCATCCAGCGTATCTCATACTGCAGAGCAAATTCTTCGTGCATTTGCGGTGAAACATCCGAAAATACCTGGGCTGTACTGCATCCCCACAGGTCCAAAGGACTTATATGAGATGAATCATAATCGGCTTGAGGCAATTCATCGGTATATCCCAATCCCCCGGATCCTATTCGCGTATTGTTATTATTCAATGCCAGCAGATTCATGGCCTCATATTGGTCAAGCCGGCATAAATAGGCCTGCACAAGGCGATCTATGGCTTTATGAACCAATTCGGGACGCAATATCATATCCATCATGGCCTCCTGTATACCCCACCAACGGATCAACTCATCCCACGGTGCAAACCAGAAACCTGGCGCACCGCGCTTTTCTACCTTAAGTATACCATCGAAAATGTCCTTCGTTCGCTGGTAGCTGTCCTCGGTAGTCTGAGCATCGTACGTAATCTCAGGCATCCTTATTTTTTCTATGTCATCTTCATTTTGAATTTGTGGATGAAAGTGCCTTGATATAATCGGGTTGCCTGCATCGGTCCTAATCACATCCACATCTTCGTCGATGCCAAACCCGGTGTCATGTATAACCAAAGGGCAATATATAACGGGCTCAACCACCATATCCCCTCGCATGTGCTTCCATTGATAGATAATTTGACGAAGCTGTACTTCATAAGATCGACAAAATGGATCAACGGTCTGAAGCTTTAACTCATCGTCCACATCCATCTCATGCCATGGTATCTCATTTATCCATAGCATAGGCTTTACTCTTTCCAGACCGTTAAGGCGCTTCCACATAGCTATTTTATCCTTATGAACGGGCAACGATGCTATTTCGGCCACTTCTTCGGCTAACCGCCGCAAAATCTCTTTGTCCTCTTTTGGTACTTCCATAACCACAACACCCCCAATAATAATTTATCGGTACCAATGCCCTTGCAAATATTCTAGATACCTATCCATCATTTCATCCGGTACGTTAGCCGGCAGATGATTGCCCACGGCAAAGATTACACCCCTACACCTCTTAGCTGCCTCAAAGGTACGGTCCATATCCGCTTTCACCTTATCCCATTTGCCGAAAGTCATATCGCGGCAATCTACATAGCTGCCAACTAATGCTGTAGTCTGCCCAAATCGTTCGGCCATATATCCGAAATCATTGCACGGTTCGAATATAAGGCCATCTGCTCCAGCTTCTACTATATCTTCGGCAAATTCCGTAAAGTTACCATCGGAACAGAACAGCACTTTTTTACCTGCATCATGCAGCGGCTTCCACAACTCGGCATAGCGTGGTATTATAACCCGTCTGTAGTATTCAGGGTGCATAAATGCACCGCTGGTCCATACAAAATCGTCATGCTGTATTATTACTTCGACGCTGGTCTTGGCCCACGCTTTCATATGAAACAGCGTAAACCTAAAGAAACTATCCAACACTTTCTCCATCTTATCCGGATTAGAAGCCCCTATAAGAAGCATTTCCCATCCAAATGCTTGTATGGCCCCTGAAACGATGGTCTTATAATACCCTCCTGTAGACAACTGATCGGGATATGCAGCTCTGGCTTCTTGTACAATGCGTTCATACGCTTCTACCTGCTGGTCGAAATCAGGTAGCCCATATTCGGCCACAGCATCGAATGCCCATACCTCTTCTTCCGTCTTGAATGGGCATGTTACCGAAGCATGCATATCGCTGCCATCGGACGCGTATTCGGCATGACCCATATCAGTAGAGCGGCCAAACCGACTCCAATCAGCATGCAATCCGTCATCAGTGCGCCAAAGAAAGTCAATGCCATAATAATCGTAAAAGTTCCTCAAGGCATCCACGCTTGACGGCTCAGAACCGATCTTTTGCCGTATATAATCTTTGTGATATTCCAGGCTGTATTCGGTATGTGCCAAGCGAGATGTTGCCCTCAAATTAATATTGTCCAACGCTATTTGCCTGCTCATAGATCGTCCTCCCAAACTATATTAAGTAAACAATTTCATATATAAACCATTTTTAAATGGCATCGTTTAATTTAATTTTATCATTATGCGACCACTAGTAAATAGGAAAATCTTGCTCATTTCTTAATAGCAAAGTATAGTGTCCAAAAAATGCATTTACCGTATAATTATGTATTCCACCGTTGAATGTAAATCTATCTTATCTAGCATATAATCAGGTAATTCGTCTACCGTAAAACAAACCTCTTTCTGTCCTTGATATTGCCTGTTCACCTCATCTAATATATCCATGCCTATCTTATTGGCACAAAAAGTGCGGTGGATTATGCACGGATCACTATCTCTAAATAGTTTTATACTTTCCTCTATTATGCATTCTTCTTTAAAATCCAGTTCTATAATAGAGCGTTCATCGATTTTAATTCGATCTTTATCTAAAAATGTTACTATCCCTTTCATATCATACCCCATAATTCTGCAAACATCACTATAGCCACAGCAATGAAAAATAAGCCGGTCACCAACTTGATAAGATGCATCTTAGATACAAAAACTCGCGAT encodes:
- a CDS encoding DUF3794 and LysM peptidoglycan-binding domain-containing protein; its protein translation is MPLEFLRSTIKTGQLIATASTESVVEGDIIVSDMRPDIARVLWIDGTVNISSSEVIQDKVMIEGAIDFDIIYVPEGEDGLPQNMEGSISFNQYMDVLGAKPKASCDLNVRLQYIDYTLLNGRKLDVKAIVAIDANIIDEIQLDIASDVSGLSDIEVQRQGISLTKVVGSGSSQVLLRQGVELPDDKPSIKELIYYNIKPLISDFTVLDNRVNINGILHIFALYVTEEQDDLIENIEDDIEFEHTIDVPGAYVGLDCLPKAEVSDISVDIKENPLGEMRIINLETMLDLKVSLFEKDEMEFISDMYAVTAALKTETKEIKPMEYLGSGRSEVSFKGIAAISAGPEVDKLYAVKGDALISECSVEDGNINLEGFVKVEGLYSAAYSQQLVHSFTQEIPFKASMSMDGIKSDSVIKLDTLVKNMTYSLISADSVEINGQIVLDAAIWGSTPVRVIVDAQVSEEPPEKPTGIIIYFAQPGDTLWSVAKRYSTTIERLRALNELDDETDVTAGSKLIIYNNIAV
- a CDS encoding ribulokinase, which gives rise to MAKYTIGIDYGTESARALLLNLDTAEEVATAAMNYPHGVMDERLPNGMAIPPDWALQHPDDYIEVLKHIIPEVIKGIDKEEVIGIGIDFTSCTILPTKKNGTPLCDIDAYKNNPHAYVKLWKHHAAQDEANRLNEIARQRGESFLERYGGKISSEWVIPKVWQILNEAPEIYEAADRIMEATDWVIMMLTGNEKRNSCTAGYKAIWSKKEGYPSNEFFAALDPRLEHIVDEKLSRELYPVGTKAGGLTQAMAQMTGLKPGIAVAVGNVDAHVSVPAMGVTSPGKMVMIMGTSICHMVLSEQEIHVPGICGVVEDGIIPGLFGYEAGQSAVGDIFAWFVENCVPADYQEEAKTRNINIHTLLTEKASKLKPGQSGLLAIDWWNGNRSILVDADLSGVILGMTLLTKPEEIYRALIEATAYGTRTIIDDFNEHGVSVEELYACGGLPEKNKMLMQIYSDVSGLPIKVAKSSQTPALGAAMFGAVAAGKEQGGFESIFEAARKIPKLKDEEYKPIAANAAIYERLYQEYKTLHDYFGRGANDVMKRLKAIKKSYSDER
- a CDS encoding SDR family NAD(P)-dependent oxidoreductase, translated to MDVLTSFKLNGRVAIVTGAAQGLGKAMAEALAQAGADVVIADINMENADSAAQELQRFGTDIVPMKVDVTDRAQVQQMIDNVGKRWGRLDILVNNAGIVRNVPAEEMSEEDWHDVINLNLNAVFTCSQIAGRMMIRQNGGNIINIASMSGIIVNNPQPQISYNVSKAGVIMLTKSLAAEWAKYNIRVNAIAPGYMKTSMTEENLKTDMAKQYWLGLTPMQRAGLPEELGGAVVYLASDASSFMTGHTVVIDGGYTVW
- the ilvB gene encoding biosynthetic-type acetolactate synthase large subunit yields the protein MKITGAEAIIKCLEEQGVDLIFGYPGGAVLPLYDALYGSNITHILPCHEQAATHAADGYARASGKVGVVFATSGPGATNTVTGIANAYMDSVPMVVFTGQVALSLLGKDSFQEVDITGITMPITKHNYIVKDAQRLPNIIREAFNIARSGRPGPVLIDVPKDIQTTLLDYEPVSVATGYESCNIYSKTCMDEDELKANINQAARLLSEANSPVIYAGGGVIISRAYEELKAFAEKLKIPVVSSLMGLGGFPANHPLFLGLVGMHGSRYANYTVSNSDVLIAIGARFSDRVISNVQRFAPNAKIIHIDIDPAEIGKNIRVDVPINGDVKTILKELLDMVPEKAFNGWNKQVQQWREQYRLKTDFGPGRVKPQYIVQKIYELTQGFGIVTTEVGQNQIWAAQYFNYAEPRSFISSGGLGTMGYGLPAAIGAQLARPDRRVINVAGDGSFKMNSNELATAVKYKLPIVEVILNNHALGMVRQWQRLFYQGRFSHTTLGVDTDFVKLAQAHGAEALRITRNEEVEDALRHALSITDRPTLIECDIDNDEKAYPMVAPGAGIDEIIDE